Proteins from a genomic interval of Rosa chinensis cultivar Old Blush chromosome 2, RchiOBHm-V2, whole genome shotgun sequence:
- the LOC112190910 gene encoding nuclear transcription factor Y subunit B-7: MEDDNHGNNRLNGPNGGSPENPCLNNSTPASSCNSNINIHHNHNQSNNHNHHHHSSNKEQDRFLPIANVGRIMKKVIPGNGKISKDAKETVQECVSEFISFVTGEASDKCQREKRKTINGEDIIWAITTLGFEDYVHPLKLYLQKYRELEGEKLNVPKQQRLEQRLQQQQQQQVVQQEQEQQSIPNSYSVYSSTSLLSQPTSFITTHHHDPAFSLPFSPSSIQKQLQPQDQIDSVGHW; the protein is encoded by the coding sequence ATGGAAGATGACAACCATGGAAATAATAGGCTAAATGGTCCAAATGGAGGAAGCCCTGAAAACCCATGTTTAAACAACAGCACTCCTGCTAGTAGCTGCAACTCCAACATTAATATTCACCACAATCATAATCAAAGTAACAATCacaatcaccaccaccacagcAGCAATAAAGAACAAGACAGGTTTCTTCCCATTGCGAATGTGGGTCGCATTATGAAGAAAGTGATTCCGGGCAATGGAAAAATCTCGAAAGACGCAAAAGAGACTGTCCAAGAATGTGTGTCCGAGTTCATTAGCTTTGTCACCGGTGAAGCCTCTGATAAATGTCAAAGGGAAAAGAGGAAGACCATTAACGGCGAAGACATCATATGGGCTATCACAACACTAGGCTTTGAGGATTACGTGCACCCTCTAAAATTGTACCTCCAAAAATATAGAGAGCTTGAAGGGGAGAAGCTAAAtgttccaaagcaacaaagattGGAGCAAAGGCTgcagcaacagcaacaacaGCAAGTAGTACAACAAGAACAAGAGCAACAAAGTATACCTAATTCGTATAGTGTATATTCATCGACGAGTCTCTTGTCTCAACCGACTTCTTTCATCACTACTCATCATCATGATCCCGCATTTTCGTTGCCTTTCTCGCCAAGCTCAATTCAAAAACAGCTACAGCCACAAGATCAGATTGATTCAGTGGGGCATTGGTAA
- the LOC112184195 gene encoding serpin-ZX, with protein MDYKDLKALRKPISNQTDVALKITKQLLESEFKDKNLIFSPLSIHIVLSLIAARTNNPQFLSFLKSKSIDDLNSLAFNLITSVLADSPSRGGPRLNATNGLWVDESIPLEDSYKQVVLDSYKAALNQVDFKTDPEQVRIQVNSWVDKETRGLIPEILPPGSVGSGMCLIFANALDCALEDFDNGTYADDPRYFSMLWLLPDARDGLPALTERVCSESRFLDRHLNSFTTVRVKKFLIPKFKISSGFEASGVLKKIGLGDGCDLMAIFHESVIDVDENGTTAAAATCAETWDCDGDFSKPKEIDEFVADHPFMFLIRENRTRTVLFMGQVLNPLSG; from the exons ATGGATTACAAAGATCTCAAAGCTCTCCGAAAACCCATCAGCAACCAAACCGATGTGGCACTGAAGATAACAAAGCAACTCCTTGAATCTGAATTCAAGGACAAGAACCTGATCTTCTCCCCTCTATCCATCCACATCGTCCTGAGCTTAATAGCCGCCCGGACAAACAATCCCcagtttctctcttttctcaagTCGAAGTCCATCGACGACCTCAATTCCCTCGCCTTCAATCTCATCACTTCCGTTTTGGCCGACTCACCCAGCAGAGGCGGGCCACGTTTGAACGCTACAAACGGTCTCTGGGTCGACGAGTCTATTCCTCTGGAGGACTCCTACAAACAAGTCGTGTTGGATTCTTACAAGGCGGCTCTAAATCAAGTCGATTTCAAAACAGATCCGGAACAAGTGAGAATCCAAGTGAACTCATGGGTTGATAAAGAGACCAGAGGCCTTATCCCTGAGATTCTTCCTCCTGGCTCAGTCGGTAGCGGGATGTGTCTCATATTTGCAAATGCCTT AGATTGTGCTTTAGAGGATTTTGACAATGGCACATATGCAGACGACCCCCGATATTTCTCTATGTTGTGGTTACTTCCGGATGCAAGAGATGGGTTGCCGGCTCTGACTGAGAGAGTTTGTTCCGAGTCCAGGTTTCTAGACCGCCATCTTAATAGTTTTACGACTGTTAGAGTGAAGAAATTCTTGATTCCAAAGTTTAAGATTTCATCCGGGTTTGAAGCTTCGGGTGTTCTGAAGAAAATAGGGCTGGGGGATGGTTGTGATTTAATGGCGATATTTCACGAATCTGTAATAGACGTTGATGAAAATGGCACAACAGCTGCAGCTGCTACTTGTGCTGAAACGTGGGATTGCGATGGTGACTTCTCCAAACCTAAGGAGATAGACGAATTTGTGGCTGACCACCCCTTCATGTTTCTCATAAGGGAAAACAGAACCAGAACGGTGCTGTTCATGGGGCAGGTGCTCAATCCTCTTTCAGGCTGA